The genomic window TTTTGCTAAAAAACACGAAGCTTTAGAAATTAAAGCAGGTGTTATAGAAGGTAACGTAGCTTCAGTAGAAGATGTGAAGGCACTTGCTGAACTTCCATCACGCGAAGGCTTACTTTCTATGTTGCTTAGCGTTCTACAAGCGCCAATCCGCAATCTTGCTCTTGCTACAAAAGCAGTTGCAGACCAAAAAGAAGAACAAGGTGCTTAATAATATAGCATCCGCAGCTTAAAAAAGAACGACTTTAAAATAATACACTATTGAAAATTTAAGGAGGATATACAAAATGACTAAAGAACAAATCATTGAAGCAGTTAAAAATATGACTGTATTAGAATTAAACGACTTAGTAAAAGCTATCGAAGAAGAATTTGGTGTAACAGCTGCAGCTCCTGTTGCTGTAATGGGTGGCGCTGCTGCTCCAGCTGCTGAAGAGCAAACAGAATTTGACGTAGTTCTTACTAATGCTGGTGGTCAAAAAATTAAGGTTATCAAAGTTGTTCGTGAAATCACTGGTCTTGGCTTAAAAGAAGCTAAAGAACTTGTTGATAACACTCCAAAAGCAGTTAAAGAAGGAGCTTCTAAAGAAGAAGCTGAAGAAATCAAAGCGAAGCTTGAAGAAGTTGGCGCTGGCGTAGAAGTTAAGTAATTATTGTCACATTAAAAAAGCTCGCTAATTTAGCGAGCTTTTTTCTACATGTAGGAAATGCTATTAGGCTGCTGCAATATAATCCTCTACTTCAACCTGCAAATATTACACCAATAAAACATGATAAAGCTAGTGCAGAAAGTATTTTTCAATATAGGAGAGATGCAGATGACCGAACACTACTATACAAATAGTCCATCTGTTGAAAGTAATCGACAATCTTGGGTGTTTTCGCTTAAAGGTCATACGTTAAAATTCACGGTAGATAACGGTGTGTTTTCAAAAAAAGAAGTAGATTTTGGTTCGAGGGTTTTAATAGAAGCGTTTAAGGTGGCGGAAATAGAGGGGCCGATCTTAGATGTTGGTTGCGGGTATGGTCCTATAGGGTTAGTAATTGCTAAAGACAATCCAAATAGAATCGTACACATGGTAGATGTTAATGAAAGAGCTGTTGAGCTTGCTACCATTAATGCGGAGAGTAATCAAATTAGCAATGTGAAGGTTTATATGAGTGATGCCTTGAGTGCTGTAGAAAATAACTTTGCTTCTATATTAACTAACCCACCTATTAGGGCTGGGAAGCAGGTTGTTCATAAGATTTTCGAGCAAAGCTTTGACGCTTTGTTGCCCGATGGAGAGCTTTGGGTTGTTATTCAAAAAAAACAAGGTGCTCCTTCTGCAATAGATAAACTTAAACAATTATTCTCACGCGTAGATATCGTTGAGAAGCAAAAAGGATATTACATCATCAGAGCAAAAAAATCTTGACGAGAAAATTGCGCTATGATAGTATTATAAAATGCCAATATGTATTTATTTCCTGTGATGCTAAAAAAACTAATTGTATGTATAATTTTAGTATCAATGGAAAAGCTAATAAAATCAATAGTGCGTTTTAGAAAATGTGGTTTTTTTGATAGAAACCCTTTTTCTTTTTGTATTTTTTGTTTTACATACGGGATATCATCTCTGAGATAGCGAAGCTACTATTAAGTACTTAATAAAGTAGGTTAGTTTGTCCAACAGCTAGCATAACTATTTATAGTAGCCATTATTTATTGTATCATACCCGTTTTTAACTGCATTGGCAATGACTTTATAAAAAAAGCTGCCGGCAAAGAAATGTAATATTAGTCTCTGCTTTTGGATGAAGTAATGTTTTTTTTATCTCAGAATTAATATATTCTGATTTTTCCATAGGATTTGAAAGAAAAAATGTCTCGTGGGATTATAACTCATGATTTTGAGGGGTGAATCAGTTGACAGGTCAACTAGTTCAGTATGGACGACACCGCCAGCGAAGAAGCTATGCTCGCATCAGTGAAGTGTTGGAATTACCAAATTTAATTGAGATCCAAACAGCATCTTATGAAAGCTTTTTGGACGAAGGGCTTCGTGAATTATTTCAGGAAATGTCCCCGATTGAAGACTTTACAGGCAACCTTTCTCTTGAATTTATCGATTACAGTTTAGGTGAGCCTAAGTATTCTGTAGAAGATGCGAAAGAACGTGATGTGAACTACTCAGCTCCACTTCGTGTCAAGGTACGATTAATTAACAAAGAAACTGGAGAAGTGAAGGATCAAGAAGTGTTTATGGGTGATTTTCCACTCATGACCGAAACGGGTACTTTCATTATAAACGGTGCAGAACGTGTCATCGTATCTCAGCTTGTTCGTTCTCCTAGTGTTTATTTTAACTCGAAGATTGATAAAAACGGTAAAAAAGGTTTTACTGCTACAGTAATTCCAAACCGTGGTGCATGGTTAGAGTATGAAACGGATGCAAAAGACGTTGTGTACGTTAGGATTGATCGTACTCGAAAATTACCAGTGACCGTCCTGTTACGTGCTCTTGGATTTGGTACAGACCAAGAGATTATTGACTTAATAGGGGACAACGAGTACTTACGAAATACTCTTGAAAAAGATAATACTGAGACTACAGAAAAA from Bacillus sp. HMF5848 includes these protein-coding regions:
- the rplL gene encoding 50S ribosomal protein L7/L12, with amino-acid sequence MTKEQIIEAVKNMTVLELNDLVKAIEEEFGVTAAAPVAVMGGAAAPAAEEQTEFDVVLTNAGGQKIKVIKVVREITGLGLKEAKELVDNTPKAVKEGASKEEAEEIKAKLEEVGAGVEVK
- a CDS encoding class I SAM-dependent methyltransferase, giving the protein MTEHYYTNSPSVESNRQSWVFSLKGHTLKFTVDNGVFSKKEVDFGSRVLIEAFKVAEIEGPILDVGCGYGPIGLVIAKDNPNRIVHMVDVNERAVELATINAESNQISNVKVYMSDALSAVENNFASILTNPPIRAGKQVVHKIFEQSFDALLPDGELWVVIQKKQGAPSAIDKLKQLFSRVDIVEKQKGYYIIRAKKS